AGAAAGGCATAGCCCAAGAAGAGCGAGGCGCTCGGGGGGAGGGGTCCGTGCGTCTCCACCAGGTCATTGGGGTCAGAGGGCAGGTCAGTGCCACTGCCAGAGGTGTTGCACATGCTCAGATGCTTCCCTGTATGCACAGGCAGAGGAGGGAGGAACTTAGCACTGCTGCTCAAGTCCAAAACACAACGGCTAATGCTGTCCTAACAAACCCAGAGTGACACCAATATTTAAAGGACCAACAGTATCATTATAGCATCCCAGAACACTTACAATAAGTGATCATATTTTCCaacttaaaatgttaaaataaagagcatatATACCTCACGGCTGGAGCGTGGTTAGTCAACACAGAAGATACCAAAAACAAACCAACTTCCAAAAAACGTTTGCAAAAACCTTTCCCCCATCTTAAGTGAACACTTGGGACACAGTGATAAAATGAATTTGAGACATACCAGCTCAGCAGAGGGTGAAGCGAGAGGTGTTCTGTGAAGCCAGAGCAATACCTCAAGTATTTTTCACAAGCTTCGGGACTACGCATTAGTTCAAATACCATAAATCTGATGTTCAGCCAAGCTCAATATACAATGCACAGTTTCAACACGAACACACAGATGACTTCACACATATTTCACTTGCAATTTTTGAGGGCaccaaattcattttcaaaaaaagtagGCAAccgtttattttaaaaagcagcaatACATTTTTAGCCATATTACTTAAAGTTAAAAACAAGTAgcttatattaaaaataaatccatgaTAATTGagaattttatcatttaattgataaaacattaaaacagatTCAATGAATTatccatttttaataatgttggGTTAAAAATTAAAAGGTCCACTGCAATTGTAATTTAAGAAGATAAaaaggaggcggggctgggtCATGTCAGCCATCTTGCTTCTCCACGGGTGGGCTGTCCATACCCGTTCTGGCACCAGCTGACTTGCGGCCTCTCTTAGCGGGAGTCCTTATCTCATCGGCGGCGCTGATCAGCTTCCTCTTCCCAGAAGGCCCTGGGGTTCTGGGGCTGTCGCTGGAGCTGCGGCTGGGCgtctccccgccccccgcgtTGCCTCTACGCTTCCGTTTCCCCTCCACCAGGTTATCTGCAACAATGGAAGGATTCCAGCCACATTcaaggcacaaacacaaacaccttcAGTTTTAGCTTAAGAACTGTTCTATTTTTTGAGGCCATTTTGTCTGATGCGAAAACCTTTGATTGACGGCATTACCCAGGCTGATGTCAGAGGCCTTGGTGAGGGGCGTGGCCGGCTCGTACGGCCCCAGGCCGTACTGTTCCCTCAGACGGTTGGCCTGCTCCATGGACAGGATCACGGACATGCGGCCGTACCACCTGCACTGGCCGTCCTTCTCCACGCTGTAGAACAACTCCGAGCCCTCAGTCTTATGGCCCTTCACCACACCTGCAGACCCAGCAGGAAGTCTACATTTACCTCGACTCACAGGAACACAGTGGAGCAAAGGAGAGAATTTCAAACTAAAGGGGACATTTGCATTTCAGAAGACTGATCCCGTTAGCGAATCGCGGGCCTCACCTGTGCTGAAGCACTCGTCGTCGGACAGCGCCGTGACCTCCGTCTCCACGGGGATGGGGTCGCACAGCAGGATGTCCTTGCCCGGCACGTCGCACTCGTAGCCGTCGTCGAAGAGCAGCCGGAAGCGGCCCGCCCCCAGGTCGCGGGTGATGCAGCCCGAGTACAGGTAGCCGTTGGACAGCCACTTGGCCACCACGCGGAGCCCCACGAAGCTGCTGGCGCTGCCGCTGCTGTCGGGGGACGAGTCCAGCGCGGCCACAGAGCGGCTCGGCGTCCCGCGTTTGGGGCCGCTCTCCGCCTCCCGGGCGCACACTCGCGTGTACGCCTCGTCCTCCTccgaggaggagaagggggggccCCGTATGTCTTCTCGGGACAGGGCCCCGGCCCCCCTAATTAGAGAAAGGGGGTTTTATACACTTGGGTCTACCTCTCCAGAAAAGCTCAAGGCCTGCAAGGTTAACATAAAAAATTTTAAGCAATCTTTCAAATGCCCTATAGTCCTTCCCTTACCAGACTGAGCTGCTGGTATGGATGATTTTAACACAAAAGAATCCATGTTGGAGGGAAGATGGGTAAAGCCCACAAAGAAATCCGTATCTAACACTGAAAGGATTTCATGAATTAGTGAAAAGTGCAGAAAATAAAGGGTGCGTGCACATGCAATGGAGGGTTATGGGACAGATGATGTCAGTATTTTTGGAACCAGTGTACCCCTTTAATCTCTTCTGCAGCCTGCGCCAAGAGGCCTCACCTGGACAGGGGGCCCCGAGAGGGGGGCCTGCCCCGACGGGCCCTTCCGCGGGGCGTTAGCGGGGCCAGGGGGAGAGCGCCCGGGGCCCGCTCCCTCTCTTCCGTCCCGTTGGGACCCCAGCGCCCCCGCTGGCCCCTCTGCTGCTGTGCGCTCCCCTTCCGGGGGCTGgagggacacagacagagacgAGAGCGGTCAGCCGGCGCGCCCCCAGCAgggcccagcagggggagccgcagcagaggggcagaggggcggGAGCTCCGCAGCACCGGGGCCCTGGGCTCAGCTCAGGAGACCAGGCCTCCTCCAGCTTTAAGCTCTCTCAGTGCACGCTGCACTCGAGCCGCTTAATCACCCCAGCGCTGAATCATGGATTACTGTCTGTACCGATGAGACTCATGCAGCGCTGGGTGCCTGCccactttttcatatttttaaatcccaCAGGCACGGGAAGAATTTCTCACGATCTCTGACCTTTGTACTAGCAGACTAATTTCATTCCAGGTATTTGCTTTTCAATGGCCGCGGAAGCACCCTAAGAGCCAAAACGGGCACGGCAGGTCATCCTGAGTTGAACCGTAAGGGGTTGATAGgcatgtgagtgagagacaggaaggaagAAGTGGTTTAGACACAAGAGTAGGCCTGTAAGAGTTTTCCCAGAAGGCAGTGcaagaagggaggagagggcggGACGTCAACCTTGCAAATTTGGCTCCGCGGGCGGACGGGACGATGAAGTCGGCCCTCCTTgcgggccccgggcccccgcTGCTGGTCCCGCTGGAGCTGTGCTGCAGGCTGGACGCCTTGGAGGAGAGGGAGCTGATGTCCGCCAGGTCACCGGAGGTCATGGAGCTGCCCGTGCGCGACGGCGAGGCCTCGTTCTCCACCACGCGGCAGTCCACCACCGGCTCCTCCGACTCCTCAACAGCCCGGACATCGGAAAACAACGTTACCATCCTGACTGCTAGAGTCCTTATCCCACCATCTTAACCACGAATCCAGTCAAAACAGAATTTCACGTGCTTTATGATAAGTAGTAAGCAACCGTTTGGAATCTCTGGATTCACAAGATTTCATTTTCAACTCAAGACGCTCTCAAATGTTGCAATGATAGATCaactgtttttcctttaatacaTTTCCCAGCTTGTTTCAACAATGGCTGTTAATAAACCCTGCTTATGTCATTGACTGGAGAAAGAGGGTTTTGTTGTAAATGTGTAGGGCCTGGTTCAAAATGCCCAAAAGCACTCTATATATCGTTAAACAACATCACTAAGTTTTGTCTGGAGGTCTGTGTTGTGGGACTACTATCCCCATGGGGCTGAAGACCCTCACCTCTGTGACCTTGCGCTCCACCTCCTGCCCGTTCTCATAGTACACGTCCGTGATGATGCGGGTGACGGTGGTGCGCACCTCCCGGATGGTGCGCACGTGCCTGCGTACGGACTGCCCCGCGGGAGCCCGCAGAGGGGGCATCTCCGGCTCCCCCTTTCAGACAGAGCGCAATGCCAGTTAGCCCGGAGCACGTCGGTTCCTTACCCACCAGTGGCCAGCCCCGCAGTTAAACAGGCTGCCCACACGAGTCCATCCACTTAAGTGTCGGTGTGAAGAGGAACCTCACCCTCCTCGCTGGGTACTGCGGCCCCGCGGCCTCGAAGCTGGTCTGCTGAGACACGGCCCTCTGGCGCATCTGAAACACAAGGTTACACTGCTGATGAACAGCATGTCAtcagagcacactgcacacaccctTAACTAAGGAAGCCAGTGACATCATTACAGCAGGAGCACCAACGCCCATGTGTGCGAGACATCTTCCTAAACTTTTTCACTAAACTAATGTGTTGTCCACCTATGCGGCCATTTTTGCTTAGTCTGGCCTACACTTGCTGGTGTGATGCAATACATGGTAACACTCTTCTTGTAAGTGTTGATATTTTATGTCCCACTTGCTGCATGAATTGGGCCATTTATCATTCTGGCACATAAGCACAACttactgaaattaaacaaaaatgctgCGATTGTTGTAAGGGAACGGAAGTATTGTGATATGATTTATAGCCCACAtcagtaaccctaaccccacccattACACCATAGTCTGCAGGGCCCTTACTTTGCTGGGAGGACTGGGAATGGTGGTGGCCATATCAAAGCTGGTCTGCTGGGATACTGCTCTCTGTCTGGAGGAGGTACCGCTGGCTGCCAACCCGGACACCCTGTTAGTTTCTCCTtcctctggcccctccccctcagggaTGGAcacactggccccgccccctgcctggCCCAGCCCCAGCGTTTCAGTATGAGGCTCCTTCTCGCAGGAACCACGACGAGGGGCCCGTTCCAGCATGGAGCTACTAGCTGCGCTAGGCGACGCCAAACCGCCTTCACGAGGGCTGGCAGAGAGCTCTACTGATTGGCTGTTGCCAGGGAGGTTCTTGGGCCGCTGACCCTGTGATCTTGGAGCTTCCCTTTGAGAGTCCCTCTCCTGAGACAGGGGTGAGCTGTACAGGTCTCCCCTGTGGAGACAATGACTGCCATTAGTACAATCAATATAATAACATTAATCAACCTTTTGatacttttttaatgaaacaaaacaaaattaatggtCATTAGCCGCTTAAAGTCATGTTTGTTCATTAGTTTACACAGATTTTTCACCCATAAATGGAGGTGGGggtttactgaagaaattcaggttacaCACCTTGCATATGggtacaccaccaccacacaaaGTTAAACCCTGTTCCCTCCTGATTACAAAACCTGTTCCCAACCTGCTACACCAACTCTGCTTCCATGCAGTAAGCTGTATATAAGTTTGATACTCCAGCTGGTAAATCACATCACCAAGCTGTTGTTCCGACAGGGAACAGGGGGAAATTGGGGCATGGGGAACCTTGAGAAAGACCTTGTGCAGGAGCTCTGCAGCAGGGCAAACCAgacgctctcctcctcctctctggggAAGAGCTAACGGGTGCCCAAAATAGCAACTCCTCCCCCCTACTCCCATGTTCTCCCACTCACAAATGGGCCAGGCACCAGCTCTGACTGCTTAACTGAAACTCTCCAGGAccttcttacacacacacgcacacacttcccACACAGTACAAATGGTCATAATTTTGTCATTCTCAAAGTCTTAAGCTGAAGATGCGCTTGAAGGATGAGAGATCAAACACTGAAGTTCAACATGAAATAGCACCATATCCTTCTCTTACTACAAAACTTACCTAAGACAGGCCAatgctaaaatgtttttaaccaaTTACCACAGCTACCAATTCACCAAGTATTGAGATCTTAGTTACATAGtgcttttgaattaaaaaataatttttaatggtGCTAAAACAAATAATAGTTTTTGGATGTTGAGCTTTGTTGCATTGAACAGCAGAGGGAGCTAAATACTTGGTAAAGATTTTTGATAAAGACCCAGTGTCTGTGACCTTGGGAATTCTTCAAAACTAATGGGAGGCAGTACCTAGTAGGAgtgcaaggcatgctgggtagGGCCCTCTCTTCCACCTCAACCTGTCTTCGTGCCTCACATACACGGCTGAACACGGAGTTACTGGTCTTTGGACTGTAGGAAGAGAAGATGTCAGGGCCATCAAAAAATTGCTCtcacccacttcctgttccaaTAACATAAGTGGCAGAgcttattcatatttaaatcaTTATTACAGCTTATTATGCGATATGATAATAATAGCACATTTACAACAATAACATGAACCCATCAGCAGCTGAAATCAGAGCTAATATCAATAAGCTTCCCTGCATAGCAACTGAGGCAGGTTACCTGGTAACAGCCTTGACAACTGTGGTAACCTTGGAAACAGAGCCTTCCTCTTCTGACAGTGCAGGTTCTAAATGGAAAAGCACAATTTAAACTCAAGcacatatatggaatattaagTGAAAAAACTCCAGCAAACCACTACCAGCATATTTGTGGTGTTAATATAAGAAGCCCAGAATAAAGGTCAGCAGTTCTTGACAATTTTACTCAAAACCTTAATTTTGGGTAAGAAACAATCAATTGGACAATCTaaagcttaattttttaaaaattatttttaaatagaaatggcATTCTAAattgcacaaacaaacagaaatgataGCAAAGAGCAGGCTATCTGAAGAGTAGTACTTACTCTGTAGACTGAAGCGTTCTGACCCCGAGCTTCCTTCCTCCACTGGGGTCACTAGTTTCATCCTCAAACTCAGCTTCCCATCAGGCTCCGCAGCGGCCGAGGTACTGAGGTCCTCTTTTGttgcctctctgctctcctccactGTGATTTCACTAGCCGCCATTTCATTCTCTTTTGTGACATCACCGGCCGACCGCTCTGAAAAAGAGCTCATTTCTGAGAAACCAAACatcaaaatcagaaaaaaattctgCGTTGAACTGCCAAATGACAACGCTAAATGCATGTATTCATGCACGGCACAGTTATTGTTATCATAACCTTAAAATAGACCACTAGAGCCAAGCGCATCTGAAATGAGCTGTGAGGAGCAGCCTACCAATAGGAGTGCTGTGTCTGGGCGTCTGCTTCAACTGGCTGATCAGAGGAGGCGTGGCACTGGCCACAGGGCCAATGAATTCTCCTTCTTTCGGAAGAGTGAAATGAAATGGGATTTCTGAAGAAGaagcattgaaaaaaaatcaataaaattaaaacaactgAGCAAATGCCTGACAGAAAACCTGGTGACAACAAACAGGGATTGTACACGTGCACATACCTCCAGAGCTATCACTGAGACTTTTACTCCCAGAAATCTCTACGCCTTGATCTACAGCTCCTCTGGGGGATCTGACATCAGCTGGCTTGGGCCTCTGTGACCCCGCCTTCTCAGGCTGTGAATGTCTGTCCGGGCTAGGGCTTGGGCCTTTAGACTGGGATCTGGTGGGGGATGCAGTGTTCTCCTTTGTGTTGACCCCTGGAGTTCCTGCTTTTCGCAAAGCCGGAGAAGCTCCTGGGGACCCTGGGGCCACGCCCCTTTCGGTCTGCGATGTCACGACCTTGCCTTTCTGCTGGGAGaccctctcgctctcctccaccAGGACAACGCTGCTGCTCTCCTCCTTTTCAGAGGAGTTCTGCTCCTGCTCTTTCCGGATACTCTGCCCCTTGGGTGAAGGAACACATTCCTCCTCCATTGGCTCCGGGGAGAGGGCCTGgctctgagacagagagaggcataGTCCTGACCCCTCGCCCCCTGTAGTTTCCTCCTgcttctccgcctcctccatGTCCTCCGTCACGTCCAGGTCATTTCCTGCAGCATTAGCAGGCTTTTGTAAAGCATTCTGACTCAACAAAACTACCGATGCCCCAGAATCTACACAGACCTCTGGGATCTTGGACTGGACTTCCATGACCATGTCTTGGGTCTCGAGATCAGAGACACTTTTGTGCAGCACGGACTGAGATTCCGACGAGGACGATAAACTGTAAGGGACGCAGGCACTACGGGCCGAGGATGGGGGGTTATGTTCTTGCGAACTTTTTGTTAAGTCTATGGTCTCAATTTTCTGCTGGGAGCTAAGGGTGTCCTGCTTCTGTGAGCTGCCAGCTTTTGTCAGGTCAGTAGTATCTGTAGCATGCGTTACATTCATAGCTTGAGTGGTGGGTTTGGACGTCTCGGAACACCTTCCCTGCGAGGAGTTTTCTTTTGAGGAGTCTGCCTCCCCCATACCATCGCGCAAATTGGCAGCTGTCCTTATTTCACACGTCTGGGACTCTTTCGGTTCACTAGGGGTGTTCTTTGGTTCAGACTCTAGACGGACGCCGTTTCCCTCCTTCTGGGAACTGTGGCGTGAGGTGACACTTGCAGATGTGTCTACGAGCCCCCCCGACTCCTCTATCTGCGTTGCCTGGCTGTCCTCGGCCTCCTGCGGCTTTTGTGACGGTTGTGCGAAACTGCCGCGCTCACTGAGAGTAGAGAGTTCTAATTGGAAGGATTCAGCCACTTCGCTGTGCAGCGATTGGCTGGGGTTGCGCTTCACCCCCAAGTGAGACGGCTCAGGAGATCCTGACTCCAGTGATAAGCGTCTGTCCTTTTGAGCAGCTTCCTTCATTAGTGTTCCCACCTTGTcactacttcctgtttcctggctCTGGGTTGGGACAAATACATCCTGTGGGGAAAAAGAAGGAACAATTTTTGCACCATATTCAGACTTAAAATGTCATCCCTCACCAGCTGTCAAACCATCAGACACTGATTCCCCCCCACAGTCGGACACCTACGTGGGAGAGCTCAGGAAGTGTAGGCACAGAGATGTTTTTCTCCAGGACAAAACCAGGGGAATGCTGGGATACTGGAGTAGATGCAGAGGGCTGTGGTTTGGGTGCTGTGCCTGACTGAACAGGAGCCTGGTCCATGTCCATTGGCTCCTCCCCTCTTTTCTGCAAGCAATCTGGCTCATCAGGGGGGAGGGATGTATCCATAGGCTCCCCAAAAGCTTTACAATAATAGCATACAACAGTGTTACACAGAGGCATTCAGGGCAAGTATGTTTGagcacagatttttttaatatcTGCTTTATTTCTCCAAGCAGAAGATAAATTACCTTGTTCATCCTCTTGTGCTGTGGGTGAGTTAGGCACTATAAGAGGCGTTTGGCTTAAACCGTCCTGAGTAGGTGCTACAAAATCAGCAGAGTTCCTTTGGAAAAACAGAATGACAAGGCTAAATACGGAGCATTTGGCTAAATCACACAATATAATTTCAGACACCCTCATACTGGAGAATCATTTGGAGAACATGAGACAAACGATGACTGCAGGTTTCCAAAATCCTGCAGAATATTTTTGTGCTGCACTTCAGTGTAATCTTAAAATGTAGCTTccctaaattatttttgctttgcttaGTCACTTGTGTGTaattcagacctgggtcaaatgcatattccttttggattcaaatacttttctacgctttactgatcttgtctggtgtattggaaccaaatactctcagaaagtgcaaaccccaccttctggtcatattggcaggctcaattacaccaggcaagttcaacagagcacagaaaagtatttgaatccaaaacaaatacgtatttgacccaggtctggtgtaaTTCCAGGCTGCTTCTGCCCGTAATGGAGAAAAATGTGTTGTACTATGGGACATTTTAAGTTGTAGTGAGATGGGGCATGGCAGTAAGGCTGAGACTGAGGGTGACTGAAGGGCTGTGTGTTGGTGATGTGTTTGCTCTTACTGGGAGAGGCTCTCTTGCACCAGGATGCCGTGTCCTGAAAGATGCAGCAGACGCAGGCTGTGGGCGGGTGTGCACGTTGGCAAGTGCTGGCTCTCTGGCTCAGCCACGGTGCTGTCGACCCCGCCTCCTGGAACACGAGGAAAGGAACGGAAAAAAGGCCTTTAGCAAAGACCCCGCCCAGTATTTCGGCTCTCGtgtcaaaatacaaaacagtCGTGTTGCCCGGGGAAACCAAAGGTGGAATGAAAGTTCACCTGTCTTCTCGGCGTCGAATAAGTCATCCTGAGAAGATGGcacctcgtcctcgtcctcgtcctccggTTCCCGGGCCGCCTCGGCCGAGGCCTCGGAGCCGTGCAGCAGGTCCTGGATGGACATCTTCCTCTCCCCAGACGAGGGCTCAGAGGGACAGCTGGAGCTCACTTCTGACCTGCGGAGGAAGGAGAACTGCACTTCAGATGCACGCCCATGAGCAGGAACCTATGGAAACTGAGCTTTTCCTTCATTTCAATTTCCCCCCCCAATTCAGGATGCCTGGTCATATTTGCTATCCCAGGACAGTGCAGACTAGCACGTCCATGCAGCGTGTGATTCCTTTCTAGCTGCAGTCCAGTGCAAAGGACAACACTTCATGCACAGCTGCCTCAGGCAGACCAAAGTCCATGCATGGCGAGGGCAGTTCTGGAATTGCTGGTCAGTCAGGACTGAAATTTTGACTATGGGCTAAGTGACCAAACCGAAGAACTTTAGCGCATGCTTGTCAGTGAGACCCAGTTACCTTTTACATTTGTTCACCTGGCTGCCTGAAGCTACACCTGCTGTTTTCTGTACAgctcctgaaacacaaaaatCATGGGATTTAAGGACCGATGGTGACAGCCAATcatttcatcagtttttttttaaacaacaaaactaGACTTTAAGGGCCATAGCTGTACCTTGCTTAGCCTGCCTCTGGCTGTCAGTCTGGCTGGGCGGAGTGCTGGCCCTCTCAGCCTGGCTCTCCTCATCCTTGTCTAGCTCATGGCTCGGACCCTGGCTCTCCGACAGCTCCAGAAAGCCAAACTGAGATGGCCctcctgcacaaacacacccacccacaacaTTATGTCTCAATCACCAGCAACATAGCAAAAATCATTGCTTCATACAAAAAATTGTATGTTCCTCTCGCAGTATACACAACAACAAAGATCCCACAATCCTCCCCATAATTAAATTTCACCTGTGTACCATGACATTGGAAACTGTTTGCTCtttgggagtgggtggggggggttcttaTCACATTATCAAGTGAACCCTGGTATGTTCATGCATTACTTATCCCTTACTTCGACTGTTATACAAAAAACCCTAAATTtggttgtaaaataaaatgcactgaatTATCTGAGTGTAAACACAGCTAAAACTGCCTCATAAATATCAGTCAGGGCAGCCTCTGCAGTAGTAACTGTGAGCTACAGACCTTCAGACTGAGCACACTGCGTTGTGGAGTCTGCCCCAGCGTCCACCTCCATCTCttcacctgcacacctcctgGCGACAGGGGCTATTACactgacagaaacagagagacaggtcTCAGAAACACTTTACTGAAACTCACTCAGTAAAATAACATGCCAAGTCAAATAAGTGAAATCTCTAGAaaggcattttcatttgtggaTTACAATGAGGCcagaaaagaggaaaacataAAAGGACTACACAAGCCTTGGCATCTTTAGACTTTATTGTCCCCAAGGGGAAATTCCTTTCCACCGCACTGTACCCATCAGACAACAGTACATACAACAGCACATTAGGGTTGGGCCGATGTAAAAACTTTCAAACTggtttgatattaagccaaataccGGACCGGACCGGTAATACCAAAATTTTGCACGTGACTCAAACCATTGTGACGTACTTAAACTTTCATTGCAGCGTCCGTTGCTATGCTGACGCTGCCAGCCTTGCTACATTCTTTGgcaataaagattctaagacaactcagcaatttctctggtttaatgggttattttacagcctgaaatgcgatcgtattagtaaatggctacacatgtca
This region of Anguilla anguilla isolate fAngAng1 chromosome 5, fAngAng1.pri, whole genome shotgun sequence genomic DNA includes:
- the tp53bp1 gene encoding TP53-binding protein 1 isoform X4, encoding MDPGSNELESGFSQLDNPCLIVEDSQPDSAALEEDPDSSYRSLFARSLSNLQPTSPSPVLELISSPLGSKCSQTDSLANVVQRNTQPSSACLESTLSSDAREHSQILEVCSPSNQKSVIAPVARRCAGEEMEVDAGADSTTQCAQSEGGPSQFGFLELSESQGPSHELDKDEESQAERASTPPSQTDSQRQAKQGAVQKTAGVASGSQVNKCKRSEVSSSCPSEPSSGERKMSIQDLLHGSEASAEAAREPEDEDEDEVPSSQDDLFDAEKTGGGVDSTVAEPESQHLPTCTPAHSLRLLHLSGHGILVQESLSQNSADFVAPTQDGLSQTPLIVPNSPTAQEDEQAFGEPMDTSLPPDEPDCLQKRGEEPMDMDQAPVQSGTAPKPQPSASTPVSQHSPGFVLEKNISVPTLPELSHDVFVPTQSQETGSSDKVGTLMKEAAQKDRRLSLESGSPEPSHLGVKRNPSQSLHSEVAESFQLELSTLSERGSFAQPSQKPQEAEDSQATQIEESGGLVDTSASVTSRHSSQKEGNGVRLESEPKNTPSEPKESQTCEIRTAANLRDGMGEADSSKENSSQGRCSETSKPTTQAMNVTHATDTTDLTKAGSSQKQDTLSSQQKIETIDLTKSSQEHNPPSSARSACVPYSLSSSSESQSVLHKSVSDLETQDMVMEVQSKIPEVCVDSGASVVLLSQNALQKPANAAGNDLDVTEDMEEAEKQEETTGGEGSGLCLSLSQSQALSPEPMEEECVPSPKGQSIRKEQEQNSSEKEESSSVVLVEESERVSQQKGKVVTSQTERGVAPGSPGASPALRKAGTPGVNTKENTASPTRSQSKGPSPSPDRHSQPEKAGSQRPKPADVRSPRGAVDQGVEISGSKSLSDSSGEIPFHFTLPKEGEFIGPVASATPPLISQLKQTPRHSTPIEMSSFSERSAGDVTKENEMAASEITVEESREATKEDLSTSAAAEPDGKLSLRMKLVTPVEEGSSGSERFSLQKPALSEEEGSVSKVTTVVKAVTSPKTSNSVFSRVCEARRQVEVEERALPSMPCTPTRGDLYSSPLSQERDSQREAPRSQGQRPKNLPGNSQSVELSASPREGGLASPSAASSSMLERAPRRGSCEKEPHTETLGLGQAGGGASVSIPEGEGPEEGETNRVSGLAASGTSSRQRAVSQQTSFDMATTIPSPPSKMRQRAVSQQTSFEAAGPQYPARRGEPEMPPLRAPAGQSVRRHVRTIREVRTTVTRIITDVYYENGQEVERKVTEESEEPVVDCRVVENEASPSRTGSSMTSGDLADISSLSSKASSLQHSSSGTSSGGPGPARRADFIVPSARGAKFASPRKGSAQQQRGQRGRWGPNGTEERERAPGALPLAPLTPRGRARRGRPPSRGPLSRGAGALSREDIRGPPFSSSEEDEAYTRVCAREAESGPKRGTPSRSVAALDSSPDSSGSASSFVGLRVVAKWLSNGYLYSGCITRDLGAGRFRLLFDDGYECDVPGKDILLCDPIPVETEVTALSDDECFSTGVVKGHKTEGSELFYSVEKDGQCRWYGRMSVILSMEQANRLREQYGLGPYEPATPLTKASDISLDNLVEGKRKRRGNAGGGETPSRSSSDSPRTPGPSGKRKLISAADEIRTPAKRGRKSAGARTGKHLSMCNTSGSGTDLPSDPNDLVETHGPLPPSASLFLGYAFLLTTSSERDRETNQLANEEEEYVQTAPYNKSYTEQQLEAGGGFVLQEFNEGQCKAAYQSLLIADQHCRTRKYLQCLASGVPCVSHIWVRDCCHDNQLLNYRNYLLPAGVGLEGRVVEWHPRRSPFEALKVLLVFDESAEFWTDLLKMGGAASVCNHEGDSNSPDALDLVVTNRSCPPPVLKRAASLGVPVLSPEWVIQSLVCGERQGYSSHAQFQHDYSP
- the tp53bp1 gene encoding TP53-binding protein 1 isoform X1 produces the protein MGCMQNMKTTVSAAVGERPIFMDPGSNELESGFSQLDNPCLIVEDSQPDSAALEEDPDSSYRSLFARSLSNLQPTSPSPVLELISSPLGSKCSQTDSLANVVQRNTQPSSACLESTLSSDAREHSQILEVCSPSNQKSVIAPVARRCAGEEMEVDAGADSTTQCAQSEGGPSQFGFLELSESQGPSHELDKDEESQAERASTPPSQTDSQRQAKQGAVQKTAGVASGSQVNKCKRSEVSSSCPSEPSSGERKMSIQDLLHGSEASAEAAREPEDEDEDEVPSSQDDLFDAEKTGGGVDSTVAEPESQHLPTCTPAHSLRLLHLSGHGILVQESLSQNSADFVAPTQDGLSQTPLIVPNSPTAQEDEQAFGEPMDTSLPPDEPDCLQKRGEEPMDMDQAPVQSGTAPKPQPSASTPVSQHSPGFVLEKNISVPTLPELSHDVFVPTQSQETGSSDKVGTLMKEAAQKDRRLSLESGSPEPSHLGVKRNPSQSLHSEVAESFQLELSTLSERGSFAQPSQKPQEAEDSQATQIEESGGLVDTSASVTSRHSSQKEGNGVRLESEPKNTPSEPKESQTCEIRTAANLRDGMGEADSSKENSSQGRCSETSKPTTQAMNVTHATDTTDLTKAGSSQKQDTLSSQQKIETIDLTKSSQEHNPPSSARSACVPYSLSSSSESQSVLHKSVSDLETQDMVMEVQSKIPEVCVDSGASVVLLSQNALQKPANAAGNDLDVTEDMEEAEKQEETTGGEGSGLCLSLSQSQALSPEPMEEECVPSPKGQSIRKEQEQNSSEKEESSSVVLVEESERVSQQKGKVVTSQTERGVAPGSPGASPALRKAGTPGVNTKENTASPTRSQSKGPSPSPDRHSQPEKAGSQRPKPADVRSPRGAVDQGVEISGSKSLSDSSGEIPFHFTLPKEGEFIGPVASATPPLISQLKQTPRHSTPIEMSSFSERSAGDVTKENEMAASEITVEESREATKEDLSTSAAAEPDGKLSLRMKLVTPVEEGSSGSERFSLQKPALSEEEGSVSKVTTVVKAVTSPKTSNSVFSRVCEARRQVEVEERALPSMPCTPTRGDLYSSPLSQERDSQREAPRSQGQRPKNLPGNSQSVELSASPREGGLASPSAASSSMLERAPRRGSCEKEPHTETLGLGQAGGGASVSIPEGEGPEEGETNRVSGLAASGTSSRQRAVSQQTSFDMATTIPSPPSKMRQRAVSQQTSFEAAGPQYPARRGEPEMPPLRAPAGQSVRRHVRTIREVRTTVTRIITDVYYENGQEVERKVTEESEEPVVDCRVVENEASPSRTGSSMTSGDLADISSLSSKASSLQHSSSGTSSGGPGPARRADFIVPSARGAKFASPRKGSAQQQRGQRGRWGPNGTEERERAPGALPLAPLTPRGRARRGRPPSRGPLSRGAGALSREDIRGPPFSSSEEDEAYTRVCAREAESGPKRGTPSRSVAALDSSPDSSGSASSFVGLRVVAKWLSNGYLYSGCITRDLGAGRFRLLFDDGYECDVPGKDILLCDPIPVETEVTALSDDECFSTGVVKGHKTEGSELFYSVEKDGQCRWYGRMSVILSMEQANRLREQYGLGPYEPATPLTKASDISLDNLVEGKRKRRGNAGGGETPSRSSSDSPRTPGPSGKRKLISAADEIRTPAKRGRKSAGARTGKHLSMCNTSGSGTDLPSDPNDLVETHGPLPPSASLFLGYAFLLTTSSERDRETNQLANEEEEYVQTAPYNKSYTEQQLEAGGGFVLQEFNEGQCKAAYQSLLIADQHCRTRKYLQCLASGVPCVSHIWVRDCCHDNQLLNYRNYLLPAGVGLEGRVVEWHPRRSPFEALKVLLVFDESAEFWTDLLKMGGAASVCNHEGDSNSPDALDLVVTNRSCPPPVLKRAASLGVPVLSPEWVIQSLVCGERQGYSSHAQFQHDYSP